A genomic segment from Stappia indica encodes:
- a CDS encoding DUF5368 domain-containing protein produces the protein MQELTFTTLIAVLQEMFGSGLFWTLVVVAVLVTLAYLYVLLRDRAVSWRKFLWAQVAMPIGAVAAVVFVQTITSSGLRDIGGPIDVVVLLAVAAMGAIGAAILVYTLQSLLRPPLKPSGRR, from the coding sequence ATGCAGGAACTGACATTCACTACGCTGATCGCCGTGCTTCAGGAAATGTTTGGAAGCGGGCTGTTTTGGACGCTCGTGGTCGTGGCCGTGCTAGTCACGCTCGCCTATCTCTATGTGCTGCTGCGTGACCGGGCGGTGTCCTGGCGCAAGTTCCTCTGGGCGCAGGTCGCCATGCCCATCGGTGCGGTGGCGGCCGTGGTTTTCGTCCAGACGATCACCAGTTCAGGCTTGCGTGACATTGGCGGCCCCATCGATGTGGTCGTACTTCTGGCGGTCGCGGCTATGGGGGCTATCGGGGCGGCGATCCTCGTCTACACCCTGCAATCCCTGCTGCGCCCTCCACTCAAGCCCTCCGGTCGGAGATGA
- a CDS encoding AraC family transcriptional regulator, which translates to MTTDVKNPPILDPLETAYIVDPSRPVLTRGREIAAGHTIRDHSHPRGQLLWAITGVVKVMSHACVWVVPPSHAVWIPGGLPHRFATETDADMLNLYVDPSRPVREGKGPKGQGCAVLELTPFVRELILQLDLRTQDGTYDDRALRLAEVALDELEMLPEAPLSLPGGQDARLVRLTQHLAANPADRRPLAELAQAFGTTPRTLERLFRNETGLSFRQWRNRLRLLAAIDALNRGDSSTAIAFSLGWHSPSAFVAAFREQFGTTPQRFLHEARAAA; encoded by the coding sequence ATGACAACAGATGTCAAAAACCCGCCAATTCTTGATCCACTTGAGACGGCCTATATTGTCGACCCGTCGAGGCCGGTGCTGACCCGAGGTCGCGAGATCGCCGCAGGCCACACAATTCGCGACCATTCGCATCCGCGCGGCCAGCTGCTCTGGGCGATAACAGGGGTGGTGAAGGTGATGAGCCACGCCTGTGTCTGGGTGGTGCCGCCCAGCCATGCGGTCTGGATTCCCGGCGGCCTGCCGCACCGCTTCGCGACCGAGACCGATGCCGATATGCTCAATCTCTATGTCGATCCATCACGGCCGGTACGGGAGGGGAAGGGGCCGAAGGGACAGGGCTGCGCGGTTCTCGAACTGACGCCTTTCGTGCGGGAACTGATCCTGCAACTGGACCTGCGCACACAGGATGGAACATATGACGACCGCGCGCTTCGCCTTGCCGAAGTGGCGCTCGATGAACTGGAAATGTTGCCGGAAGCGCCGCTCAGCCTGCCCGGCGGTCAGGACGCGCGGCTTGTCCGCCTGACGCAGCATCTGGCCGCCAATCCCGCAGACCGGCGTCCGCTCGCGGAACTTGCGCAGGCTTTCGGTACCACTCCGCGTACGCTCGAGCGTCTCTTCCGCAACGAGACGGGCCTGTCCTTCCGCCAATGGCGTAACCGGCTCCGGTTGCTGGCGGCGATCGACGCGCTCAACCGCGGCGACAGCAGCACTGCCATCGCCTTTTCACTGGGATGGCACAGCCCGTCCGCCTTCGTTGCGGCATTCCGTGAACAGTTCGGCACGACGCCGCAGCGCTTCTTGCACGAGGCTCGCGCCGCCGCGTGA